One Bartonella tribocorum CIP 105476 genomic window carries:
- a CDS encoding helix-turn-helix transcriptional regulator produces the protein MTENDILLTDRESAKLLHMSVSTFRRHVTNGSLPKPLKFGFLSRWLQSDLLNVIEQAKQQRYNDVA, from the coding sequence ATGACAGAAAATGATATTCTTTTAACAGACCGTGAAAGTGCAAAATTACTTCATATGAGTGTCTCAACTTTCCGCCGTCATGTTACCAATGGCTCTCTCCCAAAACCTTTAAAATTTGGTTTTTTATCCCGTTGGTTACAATCGGATCTCTTAAATGTAATCGAGCAAGCAAAACAGCAACGTTATAACGACGTGGCATAA
- a CDS encoding tyrosine-type recombinase/integrase, translating into MALMNRLNARSVATLGAGKYNDGAGLLLHKRKDGGAQWLYRYTLHGRRREMGLGALRDVSLKQARECANQWRAVLREGRDPIKERNKQKREAMRNLHYLKDIALDAFESRKAELKNDGKASDWFLPLRLHILPKLGCVPVSEITQIEIRNTLAPIWHTKAGAAHAALKRLNMCLKHAAALGLNVDLQAIEKTKALLGKQRHKVTNRPAMDWKDVPAFYKTLCEASTITKLALRLLILTGVRTNSLRHIREDQVEGDIWTIPAENMKGRRDATTEFRVPLSTEALDILKQARPLSRNDFFFSATGRGPLGENNMSQYMQQTGVKACPHGFRSSLRDWLAETTDAPYEVAETILAHTVGGKVERAYRRTDYLEQRRVYMDKWAAYVTGQS; encoded by the coding sequence ATGGCTCTTATGAACCGTCTTAATGCAAGATCTGTCGCAACATTGGGGGCTGGCAAATATAATGATGGTGCCGGCTTGTTACTTCATAAGCGTAAAGATGGAGGTGCTCAATGGCTTTATCGTTATACCCTTCACGGGCGCCGCCGCGAAATGGGCTTGGGTGCCTTGAGAGATGTTTCTTTAAAACAAGCTCGCGAATGTGCAAATCAATGGCGTGCTGTTTTACGTGAGGGTCGTGACCCCATTAAAGAACGCAATAAACAAAAGCGTGAGGCAATGCGTAATCTCCATTATTTAAAAGACATTGCACTAGATGCTTTTGAAAGTCGTAAAGCTGAATTAAAGAATGATGGTAAGGCTAGTGATTGGTTTTTACCATTACGCCTTCATATTCTCCCTAAGTTAGGTTGTGTTCCCGTTTCTGAGATTACGCAAATAGAGATACGCAATACCCTCGCTCCTATTTGGCATACAAAAGCTGGAGCTGCTCATGCTGCACTGAAACGTCTCAATATGTGTCTTAAACATGCGGCTGCTCTAGGATTGAATGTTGACTTACAGGCAATAGAAAAAACAAAAGCTCTCTTAGGAAAACAACGTCATAAGGTCACTAATAGACCAGCTATGGATTGGAAAGATGTTCCGGCTTTTTATAAAACACTTTGTGAAGCATCAACCATAACAAAACTGGCTTTGCGTCTGCTTATCCTTACAGGGGTTCGTACCAATTCCTTGCGTCATATTCGTGAAGATCAAGTTGAGGGGGATATATGGACTATCCCTGCTGAGAATATGAAAGGAAGGCGTGATGCTACAACAGAATTTCGTGTGCCCTTATCAACAGAAGCATTAGATATTTTAAAACAAGCGCGTCCGCTTTCTCGCAATGATTTCTTCTTTTCTGCAACCGGTCGCGGTCCTCTCGGTGAGAATAATATGTCACAATACATGCAACAAACTGGAGTAAAAGCATGTCCCCATGGATTTCGTTCTAGTTTACGCGATTGGCTCGCTGAAACAACCGATGCCCCCTATGAGGTCGCTGAAACTATCCTAGCTCATACAGTGGGCGGTAAAGTAGAGCGTGCCTATCGTCGTACGGACTATTTAGAACAGCGTCGTGTCTACATGGATAAATGGGCGGCTTATGTCACCGGTCAATCTTAA
- a CDS encoding DEAD/DEAH box helicase, producing the protein MLQSLKSDHEHVTLRSLLEYYRGQAKSPRELGTLFENLVKVYLAEDPLQCQEYEKVQTYLEWAKEHDEDGRDIGIDLVATIRDEGGYAAIQCKCYDASHIIKKEDIDSFIAASGKKIFTRRILVDSTESNWSDNANNTCDGQEVRIQQINLFDLENSQIDWGAYKERGQAVLKEQPKKKLLDHQIEALERVCEGLQEADRGKLIMACGTGKTFTSLKIAEAIAGKGKRVLFLVPSLALMSQTIREWTLDTEIPLRSFAVCSDTQVGKRRKGKHDDESGLDASDLVLPATTDSQELARKANKTSLDVMTVVFSTYHSIQVISDAQKEYDLPEFDLIICDEAHRTTGVVLGTDKHESEFIKVHDNSIIRGKKRLYMTATPKIFADSAKKQAHEMNGILASMDDEALYGKNLYTYTFSKAVKNELLVPYKIIILGVNEEEVSESIQHLMTDENYELTLDDKTKIIGCYQALSKIDLKVDLSDDPNPMRRALAFCKDIKTSERIRDTFNSQEIQKELYNLHKLYKETPPLQCTFAHIDGTQSAKKRNEALDWLKEDAGENTCRVLTNVRCLSEGVDVPALDAIMFLHPRKSQVDVIQAVGRIMRRAKGKKRGYIILPVGVPAGISAEEALKYNKRYSVVWQVINALLAHDENFEITLNQMILGQDVSDVLEISALKSMTAVEDKIYVYEKPESTGLEIGKAAYEPQKYIHSVTGRLPFYKEFPNALKTLLAKKFTLADYWGIWAGNVAEIAQNHITHLQNLLADENSEAFHAFDAFHKELKNNLNSEIKQEEAIEMLAQHLVTRPVFEALFEGNEFVQNNAISQAMEKILAELDKTNIKQVSKELQEFYDSVKFRASGITSPQARQNLIIKLYEDFFTKAFKKTTDRLGIVYTPVEVVDFIIHSIDDVLRKEFGKSLGSRGVSILDPFTGTGTFITRLLQSDLIKPEDMEYKFRHDIHANEIVLLAYYIAAINIEATYHGLMKGDYIPFKHIGLADTFQTLKEKNLIDGMLKENSEYLELQKKLNIEVIFGNPPYSIGQKSENDNAKNTPYPILDKRISETYAAQSKASLIRGLYDSYIRAIRWASDRIKDRGVIGFVTNAGFITGHSMDSLRKCLVEEFSSLYIFHLRGNARISGEPRKKEGDGIFGEGSRAPIAISILVKNPESQQHGKIYFRDIGDSLTRKEKLTIIESLGSIDGITRSKQGWKIITPDKHGDWLSQRDDSFKSFLAIGDKDDKKGHGKKFFENFSCGIITSRDAWAYNASREALAKNMNNMIAFYNSEVERFNDTYVHADHKARTRAVNDFINTNAKKISWSHNVKQELVRETIFELEEKCFTQSLYRPFTRQWFYYNRVFNERVYQMPRIFPIGQTVENRVIQITGIGANKDFSVIMIKTVSDFHVIENGQCFPRYIYEDTTVSKSKNEKQSHLFTNSIEENQTTGLQKRDAITDEGLDHFKAAYPNDTITKDDLFYYVYGLLHSEDYRSRYADNLCKELPRIPCVKSADDFWKFVTAGRELGHLHVNYESIEPYPVTFKKGNPKLTKISNPEKFYYVTEMKFAKAAKEKGKSEKDKSTVIYNSNIIMTDIPLEAYEYIVNGKPALEWVMGRQCVKTDKKSGIVNDANRYAVETVGNPAYPLELFQRVITVSLETMKIVKNLPNLVLREIE; encoded by the coding sequence ATGCTGCAATCTCTTAAGTCTGATCATGAACATGTCACGCTACGCTCTCTGTTGGAATATTATCGCGGACAAGCAAAATCACCCCGTGAATTGGGAACGCTGTTTGAAAACCTTGTAAAGGTTTATTTAGCTGAAGACCCTCTTCAATGCCAAGAATACGAAAAGGTTCAAACTTATTTGGAATGGGCTAAGGAACATGATGAAGATGGGCGTGATATTGGTATTGATCTGGTGGCTACAATCCGTGATGAAGGTGGCTATGCTGCCATTCAATGTAAATGCTATGATGCTTCTCACATCATTAAAAAAGAAGATATTGATAGCTTTATCGCTGCCTCAGGCAAAAAGATTTTTACGCGTCGTATTCTCGTTGATAGCACCGAAAGCAATTGGAGTGATAATGCTAACAACACTTGTGATGGTCAAGAAGTTCGTATTCAACAGATTAATCTGTTTGATTTAGAAAACAGTCAAATCGATTGGGGCGCTTATAAAGAACGAGGACAAGCCGTCCTTAAAGAGCAACCGAAAAAAAAGCTTTTAGATCATCAGATAGAAGCGCTTGAAAGAGTTTGTGAAGGTTTACAAGAAGCAGACCGTGGCAAGCTGATTATGGCATGTGGAACGGGCAAGACTTTTACGAGCCTTAAGATAGCAGAAGCCATAGCAGGAAAAGGCAAGCGTGTGTTGTTTTTAGTGCCCTCCCTTGCTTTGATGTCACAAACAATCCGTGAATGGACCCTTGATACAGAAATCCCCTTGCGTTCCTTTGCGGTGTGTTCGGATACACAAGTAGGCAAGCGTCGTAAAGGCAAACATGATGATGAATCTGGTCTTGATGCATCAGATCTTGTCTTGCCGGCGACCACGGATTCACAAGAGCTTGCGCGTAAAGCCAATAAGACCTCTCTTGATGTGATGACGGTGGTCTTTTCAACTTATCATTCCATTCAAGTGATTTCGGATGCACAAAAGGAATATGATTTACCCGAATTTGATTTAATCATTTGCGATGAAGCGCATAGAACAACTGGGGTTGTGTTAGGAACAGACAAGCATGAATCTGAATTTATCAAGGTTCATGATAACAGCATCATTCGGGGTAAAAAACGTCTGTATATGACTGCAACGCCTAAGATCTTTGCTGATAGTGCTAAAAAACAAGCCCATGAAATGAATGGCATTTTAGCGTCTATGGATGATGAAGCCCTCTATGGAAAAAATCTTTACACCTATACATTCTCAAAAGCCGTTAAGAATGAACTCTTAGTTCCTTATAAGATTATTATCTTAGGCGTTAATGAAGAGGAAGTGAGTGAATCCATTCAACATCTGATGACCGATGAGAATTATGAACTTACTCTTGATGATAAAACCAAAATCATAGGCTGTTATCAAGCTCTTAGCAAAATAGATCTAAAAGTTGATCTGAGTGATGACCCTAACCCTATGCGTCGGGCTTTGGCTTTTTGTAAAGATATCAAGACTTCTGAACGTATCCGTGACACATTCAATTCTCAAGAAATACAGAAAGAATTATATAATCTTCATAAGCTCTATAAAGAGACGCCGCCTCTTCAGTGTACCTTTGCTCATATTGATGGAACGCAAAGTGCCAAGAAGCGCAATGAAGCCCTTGATTGGTTAAAGGAAGATGCGGGGGAAAATACTTGTCGTGTGCTGACCAATGTAAGATGTCTTTCTGAGGGTGTTGATGTTCCTGCTCTTGATGCGATCATGTTTTTACACCCGCGCAAAAGCCAAGTGGATGTGATACAGGCGGTGGGGCGTATCATGCGCCGTGCCAAAGGCAAGAAAAGAGGCTATATCATTTTACCCGTTGGGGTGCCGGCTGGGATTTCTGCTGAAGAGGCTTTAAAATACAACAAGAGATACAGTGTTGTCTGGCAAGTGATCAATGCTTTGCTTGCTCATGATGAGAATTTCGAAATCACCCTTAACCAGATGATTTTAGGGCAAGACGTTAGTGATGTTTTGGAGATTAGCGCCTTAAAGAGCATGACAGCGGTTGAGGATAAAATCTATGTTTATGAGAAACCAGAAAGCACGGGGCTTGAGATTGGAAAAGCAGCCTATGAACCACAAAAATACATTCATAGTGTTACAGGAAGATTACCCTTTTATAAAGAGTTTCCCAATGCCCTTAAAACCCTTTTGGCTAAGAAATTTACCCTTGCCGATTACTGGGGCATTTGGGCTGGCAATGTTGCTGAGATTGCACAAAACCATATCACCCATCTTCAAAACCTGCTTGCTGATGAAAACAGTGAAGCCTTTCACGCCTTTGATGCCTTCCATAAAGAATTAAAGAACAATTTAAACAGTGAAATAAAGCAAGAGGAAGCCATTGAGATGTTAGCGCAACATCTTGTGACGCGTCCCGTGTTTGAAGCTTTGTTTGAGGGCAATGAATTTGTACAAAACAATGCCATTTCGCAAGCCATGGAAAAGATTTTAGCTGAGTTGGATAAAACCAATATCAAGCAAGTATCAAAAGAGTTACAAGAGTTTTATGACAGTGTGAAATTCCGTGCCTCTGGGATTACCTCCCCCCAAGCAAGACAAAACCTTATTATCAAGCTTTATGAAGATTTTTTTACCAAGGCATTTAAGAAAACCACCGATAGGCTTGGGATTGTTTATACCCCCGTTGAGGTTGTTGATTTTATCATTCATTCTATTGATGATGTGTTGCGTAAAGAGTTTGGCAAAAGCTTGGGGTCACGGGGTGTCTCCATTCTCGACCCTTTCACTGGAACGGGTACCTTTATCACAAGGCTTTTACAATCAGATCTCATCAAACCAGAGGATATGGAATATAAATTCCGTCATGATATCCATGCCAATGAGATTGTTCTCTTAGCTTATTACATAGCAGCCATTAACATTGAAGCAACCTATCATGGATTGATGAAAGGTGATTACATTCCTTTCAAGCATATTGGTTTGGCTGATACGTTTCAGACGCTTAAAGAAAAAAATTTGATAGACGGTATGCTCAAGGAAAACAGTGAATATTTAGAACTTCAAAAGAAACTAAATATCGAAGTTATCTTTGGTAACCCTCCTTATTCTATAGGACAAAAGAGTGAAAACGATAATGCGAAAAATACTCCTTATCCGATTTTAGATAAACGGATCAGTGAAACTTATGCGGCTCAATCGAAAGCAAGTCTTATACGAGGTCTGTATGACAGCTATATACGTGCCATTCGCTGGGCAAGTGACCGTATAAAAGACCGTGGTGTTATTGGTTTTGTTACAAATGCCGGTTTTATTACTGGACATTCTATGGATAGTTTACGCAAATGCCTCGTTGAGGAATTTTCAAGCCTTTATATTTTCCATTTACGGGGAAATGCACGAATTTCTGGAGAACCGCGTAAAAAAGAAGGTGATGGAATTTTTGGTGAAGGCTCTCGTGCCCCTATTGCTATCTCTATTCTCGTAAAAAATCCAGAATCTCAACAACATGGGAAAATATATTTCCGTGATATTGGAGATTCTCTCACGAGAAAAGAAAAGCTTACGATAATAGAATCCCTTGGTAGTATTGATGGCATTACACGGAGTAAACAAGGTTGGAAAATAATTACACCGGATAAGCATGGGGATTGGCTTAGTCAACGTGATGATAGTTTCAAATCATTTTTAGCTATAGGTGATAAAGATGATAAAAAAGGTCATGGTAAAAAATTTTTTGAAAATTTTTCTTGTGGAATTATCACTAGCCGTGATGCATGGGCATATAATGCAAGCCGTGAAGCTTTAGCAAAGAATATGAATAACATGATTGCATTCTACAATAGTGAAGTGGAACGTTTTAATGATACTTATGTACATGCTGATCATAAAGCACGTACAAGGGCTGTAAATGATTTTATCAATACGAATGCCAAAAAAATCAGTTGGAGTCATAATGTTAAACAAGAATTGGTAAGAGAAACAATCTTTGAACTTGAAGAAAAATGCTTCACACAAAGCCTTTACCGTCCTTTTACACGACAGTGGTTTTATTATAATCGCGTTTTCAATGAAAGAGTTTATCAAATGCCGCGGATATTTCCTATAGGGCAAACGGTTGAAAATAGAGTGATACAAATTACAGGTATAGGAGCAAATAAAGATTTTTCTGTTATTATGATTAAGACAGTATCTGATTTTCATGTGATAGAAAATGGACAATGTTTTCCACGCTATATTTATGAAGACACTACGGTTTCAAAAAGTAAAAATGAAAAACAATCCCATTTATTTACAAACTCTATAGAGGAAAACCAAACAACTGGTTTACAGAAGCGTGATGCTATTACTGATGAAGGTCTAGACCATTTTAAAGCTGCTTATCCTAATGACACCATAACAAAAGATGATCTATTCTATTATGTTTACGGTCTTTTGCATTCGGAAGATTATCGCTCTCGTTATGCTGATAATTTATGCAAAGAATTACCTCGCATTCCTTGTGTAAAGAGTGCTGATGATTTTTGGAAATTTGTAACAGCAGGACGTGAATTGGGTCATTTGCATGTGAATTACGAAAGCATAGAACCTTATCCAGTGACCTTTAAAAAAGGTAATCCAAAACTAACAAAGATTTCTAATCCCGAAAAATTCTATTATGTAACTGAAATGAAATTCGCAAAAGCAGCTAAAGAGAAAGGAAAATCCGAAAAGGATAAATCAACTGTCATTTATAACAGCAATATCATTATGACAGATATCCCTCTTGAAGCTTATGAGTATATAGTCAATGGCAAGCCTGCTCTTGAATGGGTTATGGGGCGTCAATGTGTAAAGACTGATAAAAAGAGTGGTATTGTGAATGATGCTAATCGCTATGCTGTTGAAACCGTTGGCAACCCTGCCTACCCTCTAGAGTTATTTCAAAGGGTTATTACCGTAAGTTTAGAGACAATGAAAATCGTTAAGAACTTACCAAATTTGGTATTAAGAGAAATTGAATAG
- a CDS encoding YfjI family protein → MVGGELQSINTALLPVKPFSLLQLPTPLMNYVYDVADSQQAPMDFIAISALCSLAAVIGNGVRVAPKQHANWKIVPNLWGVIVGEPSTMKTGTMDAALEPLYAFQDEWHQEWVKKKKQQETKEILSELDKREKKKQAYKALKDQDEEQALALLSQALEHKESEEDDSSLKRRLIVNDVTVEKLGELLKENPRGLLLVRDELAGFLSNLARKEYQSDRSFYLTAFNGNKSYTYDRIGRGTIFIPNATVSIIGGIQPARIIPIIQDMHRGINDDGLMQRFQMLIFPDERQEQLWIDRPPNQKAWESYQGVFRSLYDKPLGSPKYPITIRFSAEAQEMFRECWEDFQKRIKNGHFSSSLKAHLLKMNQTIPTLALIFELADGGRFEINRDALERALYWEKYLLSHVKRLYAAADSLATESAKLIVERCDCLPDVFTTRDIYKRDWKCFKDNGAVKQALELLCRCNYIREISGDKSSQGGRPTIRYEWNPLVTSHKTSH, encoded by the coding sequence ATGGTTGGGGGGGAATTGCAATCGATTAATACGGCTCTCTTACCCGTCAAGCCTTTTAGCTTATTACAGTTGCCAACGCCATTAATGAACTATGTTTATGACGTTGCGGATAGCCAACAAGCCCCTATGGATTTTATTGCTATCTCTGCTCTCTGTTCCTTGGCTGCTGTTATTGGCAATGGCGTGCGGGTTGCCCCAAAACAACATGCCAATTGGAAAATTGTTCCTAATCTCTGGGGTGTCATTGTGGGGGAACCTTCGACCATGAAAACAGGTACCATGGACGCTGCTTTAGAACCTCTTTATGCCTTTCAAGATGAATGGCATCAAGAGTGGGTAAAGAAGAAAAAACAGCAAGAAACAAAAGAGATTCTTAGTGAATTAGATAAACGAGAAAAGAAAAAACAAGCCTATAAAGCACTCAAAGATCAAGACGAAGAACAAGCCCTTGCTCTTCTTTCACAAGCTCTTGAACACAAAGAAAGTGAGGAAGATGACAGTTCTCTAAAACGACGTCTTATCGTCAATGATGTGACCGTTGAAAAGCTTGGAGAACTCTTAAAAGAAAACCCCCGTGGTCTCTTGTTGGTTCGTGATGAACTGGCTGGTTTTTTATCTAATCTGGCAAGAAAGGAATATCAATCAGACCGTTCTTTTTATCTAACAGCTTTTAATGGTAATAAGTCATACACCTATGACCGTATAGGGCGGGGAACCATTTTTATTCCCAATGCAACTGTCTCTATTATAGGGGGTATTCAACCTGCACGTATTATTCCCATTATTCAAGACATGCACCGTGGAATAAACGATGATGGTCTTATGCAACGGTTTCAAATGCTGATCTTTCCCGATGAACGACAAGAGCAGTTATGGATTGATAGACCTCCCAATCAAAAGGCATGGGAAAGTTATCAAGGGGTTTTTCGTTCTCTTTATGATAAACCATTAGGATCACCAAAATATCCGATAACTATACGCTTTTCTGCCGAAGCCCAAGAAATGTTTCGTGAATGCTGGGAAGATTTCCAGAAAAGAATAAAGAATGGTCATTTCTCATCAAGTTTAAAAGCACATCTTTTGAAAATGAATCAAACCATACCAACCCTTGCGTTGATTTTTGAACTGGCTGATGGTGGGCGTTTTGAAATCAATAGAGATGCCCTTGAAAGAGCCTTGTATTGGGAAAAATATTTATTAAGTCATGTCAAAAGGCTTTATGCGGCGGCGGATAGCTTAGCAACAGAGAGTGCAAAATTAATTGTCGAACGTTGTGATTGTTTACCCGATGTTTTTACAACAAGGGATATTTATAAACGTGATTGGAAATGTTTCAAAGATAATGGAGCCGTTAAGCAAGCTTTAGAGCTTTTATGCCGTTGTAACTATATACGTGAAATCTCTGGAGACAAGAGCTCACAAGGCGGTCGCCCTACCATACGCTATGAATGGAATCCCTTAGTGACAAGCCATAAAACATCACACTGA
- a CDS encoding PBSX family phage terminase large subunit — protein sequence MTTRQIKIVPKLIPIFAGDALVRAAWGGRGSGKTRSFALMAALKGYQFGMQGISGTILCARQFQNSLAESSLEEIKRAIEAHDFLSEYYKVGEASIKSNDGRIAFQFSGLDRNIASIKSMGRILLCWVDEAEPVTETAWQTLIPTLREEGDGWRAELWVTWNPLRDNAPVESRFRFSDNEAIKRVEINWSDNPKFPKILNEARLDDLRNRPETYKHIWEGAYLTAVQGAYYQKEMLAAEQEGRIGRVARDPLMQIRAFWDIGGTGAKADATAIWIAQFVGREIRVLDYYEAQGQPLSEHIGWLRHNGYEKALMVLPHDGATRDRVHNVSFESALNDAGFETQVIPNQGAGAVKMRIEAVRRILPSVWFNEETTVAGRKALNWYHEKWDEKRNIGLGAEHDWSSHGADAFGLMCVGYEQPMQRQKRQAYSGREAYESTSWMAE from the coding sequence ATGACGACAAGACAGATTAAGATTGTACCAAAACTTATCCCTATTTTTGCAGGGGATGCTTTGGTACGCGCGGCTTGGGGTGGACGAGGGTCTGGTAAAACAAGATCATTTGCCTTGATGGCTGCTTTAAAAGGCTATCAATTTGGTATGCAAGGGATATCGGGGACTATTCTTTGTGCACGTCAGTTTCAAAATTCGCTAGCAGAGAGTTCATTGGAGGAGATTAAGCGGGCGATTGAAGCCCATGACTTTTTAAGCGAATATTACAAGGTTGGAGAGGCTTCGATTAAGTCAAATGATGGTCGTATAGCTTTTCAGTTTTCTGGACTGGACCGTAATATAGCCAGTATCAAATCCATGGGGCGTATTTTGCTCTGTTGGGTTGATGAGGCAGAGCCGGTAACAGAAACAGCTTGGCAGACGCTTATACCAACTTTGCGTGAAGAGGGAGATGGGTGGCGAGCAGAGTTATGGGTGACATGGAACCCATTGCGAGATAATGCACCGGTTGAAAGTCGGTTTCGCTTTTCAGACAATGAAGCCATTAAGCGTGTAGAGATCAATTGGTCAGACAATCCGAAGTTTCCCAAGATCTTGAATGAAGCGCGGCTTGATGATTTGAGAAACCGCCCCGAGACCTATAAGCATATATGGGAAGGGGCTTATCTTACAGCGGTTCAAGGTGCTTACTATCAAAAAGAAATGTTGGCAGCGGAGCAAGAGGGGCGGATAGGGCGTGTTGCGCGTGATCCTTTAATGCAGATACGCGCCTTTTGGGATATTGGGGGCACAGGAGCCAAGGCAGATGCGACAGCGATATGGATAGCGCAATTTGTAGGCAGAGAGATTAGAGTGCTTGATTATTATGAAGCACAAGGACAGCCGTTATCAGAGCATATCGGTTGGTTGCGTCACAATGGCTATGAGAAGGCACTGATGGTCCTCCCCCATGATGGTGCGACCAGAGACCGTGTGCACAATGTGAGTTTTGAGAGCGCTTTAAATGATGCGGGTTTTGAAACGCAGGTCATTCCTAATCAAGGGGCTGGGGCTGTCAAAATGCGAATAGAGGCAGTGCGACGTATTTTGCCTTCAGTTTGGTTCAATGAAGAGACGACTGTAGCAGGGCGTAAGGCACTGAATTGGTATCATGAGAAATGGGATGAGAAGCGTAATATTGGTTTGGGAGCAGAACATGATTGGTCCAGTCATGGTGCAGATGCTTTTGGATTAATGTGTGTGGGGTATGAACAACCGATGCAGAGACAAAAGAGACAAGCTTATAGCGGTAGAGAAGCCTATGAGAGTACGTCATGGATGGCAGAATGA